The Lutibacter sp. A64 genome segment TTGGCTATTTATTTATTTCAATTTTATTATTACATCCGTTTTTTATTATTGTTCCAAAGTTATTCGACAATGGAGTTACACCTACAGATGCCTTTTTAAAATTAGTTACAACATATAGTAGTTTAGGAATTATACTTGGTTTAACAGCCTACTCTTGCATGCTTATAATTTTAGTTACTTCATTTTTCAGATTTAAATTGTATTTAAAATATAGAACGTGGAGAAATTTACATGGCTATTTAACCTTGCTATTTGTAATAACTGCAACTTGGCATGTAGTAAATATGGGAAGGCATAGTAATACTTCATTCGCAATTTATTATGTATTAATGGTACTTAGCGGAATATATTATTTGTTAAAAACTTATTTATTTAAAACTTCAAAAAAATGAAAAAGCAAAACAAAAAACAGGAAATGTCTAGACGAAAATTTATAAGCTTAGCGGGTGGAGCTGCTGCAAGTTTAGCTGCAATGTCGGCAATAGGAATGCCAGTAGACTGGGCTTTAAATAATCCTGAAATTGATGTTGATTCTTTAAATACAGATAAAATTAAAACCGATGTATTGGTAATAGGAAGTGGAATGGCAGGTTTATTTGCAGCAGTAAAAGCACACGATGCAGGGGCAAAAGTAGTAATGGTTTCTAAAGGAAGGCTTGGTGCTTCTGGTCAAACACCTTTTGCTAAAGGAATTTTTGCTTTTGATCCAGAAAAAGAAGATTTAAGTTTAGATGAATTTGTTGCAAAAGTATCTCGTTCGGCCTTAGGTACAAATAATAAAGCTTATACAAAACAAATGGCGCAACATTCTTTAGCGCGTGTAAATGAGTTAAAAGAATGGGGCTTTTTTAATTCTTCATTATATAATAAAAGTTTTAGCAAACCTATTGAAGAAAGAAATATACCAGTGCAAGAGCGTATTACTATAACACATTTAATAAAAGAGAATGGGAGTGTTGTTGGTGCTGCTGGTTTTAGTATTGATACACAAAAAGTTCTATTTTATGAAGCAAAAAGCGTCATTTTATGTACTGGAGCAGGAGGTTTTAAACCAAACGGTTTTCCAATTTGCGATCTTACACACGACGGAACTATAATGGCTTACAATATTGGAGCAAAAGTAACAGGTAAAGAGTGGAATGATGGGCATCCTGGGAAATCTGAAAATGCAGCAGCGTGTTATGATGGTTGGGGAGATATGTTTGAACAAAAACCAAGTACAACAGGTGTTGAAATTCGCCATGATTTAGGTGTGGATATGAATTATGTAGCTTATAAAAATGGAAGTCCTTTAAAAATGGGACCTCCTGGATCTGGTCAACAAACAGATGTTAGTGGAGGTCCTTATACACCAGAAGAATTTACACGTCAAAATGCTACGCCACCGGGCGGAAAAGAAGGAGGAAGGCCACCAAGAGAAGGAAAAGGAGGTCCGCCAAAAGGAGGTAAAGGAGATGGAGCTCCTCCTGGAATGGGTGGTAGTATAGTTGGTGGTTCTTCTGCAGGAATGGCAATACATAAATCTGAAGGATTAGTACCAATTAACGATCAATGTGAATCTACAATACCCGGACTCTATGCTGCTGGTGATGCGTTGGGTTCTTATATGGCAGGAGCAATTTATACTCAAATTGGTTCATCTTTGGCAGGTTCTGCTGTTCAAGGGGCTGTGGCAGGTGAAGCAGCTGCTAGTTATAGTAAAAAAATAAATACAGTTACAATTTCAATTTCAAAATTAAAAGAAATTGAAGCAGAAATATTAGCGCCTTTAAAACTAGAGGCAGGTTATAGTCCGGCTTGGGTAACACAAACTTTACAAGGTATTATGATTCCTAATTTTATTATTTATATAAAAAAAGAGAATTTATTAAAAGCAGCCTTAGCTTATGTTGAAGAATTAAGAGACCATCATATACCAATGCTTAGAGCTGCAAATATGCACGAATTACGTTTGGCACACGAAACTAAAAATATGATTGTTAGTGCTGAAATGAAACTAAAAGCGTCTATTATGAGAACTGAAAGTAGATGTAGTCATTATCGTTTAGATTACCCTGAAGTAGATACTGAAAATTGGGAAGTTTGGTTAAATATTTTTAAAGGTGAAGATAATACCATGCAGTTTGAAAAGCAACCTTTTAATACTTGGGCAACAACTTAAAAAATTATTGATTAGTAATTTTACTTTGAAGAATCGGTTACTTCGGTAATCGGTTCTTCTTCATTTAAAATTTCATTAAAATAATCGTTTTATAAAACTAACATTTGGTAGGTATTATACCTCAGTTTATTGATTTTAGTTTCAAAAATTATAAAGCATCACTTTCTTTGATGTAAGGTTTAACAATAAATAATATCCATAAAAAATTAAAATTTATTATTATGAAATTAACAACAAAATTTTTAAGTGTTTTATTTCTTTCATTTTTAATTAGTGCAATTAGCTGTAGTGATGATGAAATTAATGGTACAGACACAAATTCTAATTCAGAATTAATCATAAATAATTACATTCAAATTGCTACAGGACAAACAACATTATACAATAATGATGGTGAAGTATTAAGTAGTTTAAATACTGGAGATCGCTTTTACGGACAAGATGCCAATTACCAAAAAGGGGTAGCTATGTCTTTTAAAGATAATAATGATGGAACTATAACAGATAATAATACGGGTTTAATGTGGGAACAAATACCTACACCTGATGAGTTTACTTGGGAAGAAGCTAAAGAATATTGCGAAAATCTTGAATTAGGAGGCTATGATGATTGGAGATTGCCAAGCTTAAAAGAACTATATTCTGTTGCAGATTTTAGTGTCGGTTGGCCGTATATTGATACTGACTATTTTGCATTAGCAAGTGGAGAAGTTTCTAAAGACGAGCAATTTTGGTCTAGTAATTTATATGTTGGCGTTACCGTTGAAGGTGGATCAAACGCTGCTTTTGGTGTTAATATTGTAACCGGACATATTAAAGCCTACGCAGCTTCAATGCCAGTAGATGGAGATATAGATGCTGGAACTCCTCCTGATTCTGGAACTCCTCCTTCAGCTGACGGAGATGGTATTCCAACTGGTAATCCTTTAGCAAAATATGTACGCGCAGTAAGAGGAGATACTTATGGTACTAATAATTTTGTAGATAATGGAAATAATACTATTTCAGATAATAATACGGGTTTAATGTGGGCTAAAGAAGATGATGGTGTAGTATTAGACTGGGAAGATGCATTAGCGTATGCCGAAAATTCTGAATTAGCAGGTTATACAGACTGGCGTTTACCTAATGTTAAAGAACTACAAGGTATTGTAGATTACTCACGTTCTCCAACAGCAACTGATCCAGCAAATGTTGGACCTGCAATAGATCCAATATTTAATTGTACAGAAATGACAAGTGAAGCTGGATATGATGATTATGGTTATTATTGGACAAGTACGTCAGCTAACTTTACAAGTGGACAACCTTATTATTATGCCTGGTATGTTGCATTTGGTAGAGCTGTAAATGCAGAAGGTGAAGATTTTCATGGTGCTGGAGGAGTTCGATTTGATACTAAAGATGAAGATGGTCCTGCAGGAGAAGATGCCGAGCGTTATTTTAATTATGTAAGATTGGTTAGAAACATAAATTAAGTTTGGTTTAAATTCAGTCTTGTTATTTTACTAAAAATAACGAGACTTTCTTTTTTCAAACAAATGAAACATTGATTTGGTTGATAAAATCAACTAGTTTGTAGATTTTAGTTTATTAACTCTACAAACCTTCGTTTCTTTGATGTAAGATTAAAAAAAAGAATACTAATTTAAAAAATATAAATTATGAAATTAAATAAAATAAAAGGTTTTAAAGTTTTAATTGTTGCATTAATTTTTTCAACTACAGCATTTGCTCAACAAAGAGGTGGGCAACGCGGAGGAGGACAAGGAGGGCAACAAGGTCCGCCAGCAGCACCAACTACAGAAGAAATTGTAAAAATGGTTGACGACCTTTCTAGTGAAATTTTATTGTCAGAAGAACAAAAAACAGAAGTGTTAACATTGTATAAAAAACACTTTGAGGAAATTGAAAGTAAGACAAGTTCTGGAAGACCAGATAGAGATGAAATGCAAGCACTAAAAGAAGATTTTGAAGATAACGTTAAAGCTGTTTTAACAGAAGATCAACAAAAGCTGTACACAGCTTATCTAAAAAAAAATACTAAAAAAAGAAGATCATAAAGTAAGTTTGAATTAATAAATGTTTAGGTTAAGTTTAGGCTCCAATAATTATATTTTAATTATTGGAGTTTTTTTTTTAATGCTTATTTATGTTTTCGTAGATAAAAAACGCCAGTTCATTGATTCTTTTTTAAAAGTATATCTAAAAAATAGAATTTCGCTCAAGATTAATAACAACTAATAAATAGCCATAAAATGAAAACACCATTTTTAATAAAAACAAGTCTTTTGGTATTGTCTACTTACTTTTTAGTGAGTTGTACAGATGATACTAATACAATTGCAGATATAGAAACAGAAATTGGAGAAGGTACTAATACAGAAGTACAAATAACTGATTTAGATTTTGAACCAACAGATTGGACTGAGGAAACACATAGTAAAAATGTAGACCCAAACTTTGATGAGGTATTTAGTAATACAGAAGTAAAAAGATTTGATTTTGTTATTTCAGAAGACAATTGGGAAGCAATGCTAAATAATATGACTGATTTATATGGAAATTTTGGAGGTACATTTAGTGGGCCTGGTGGTTCATTTCCAGGAGGAGGAACTGCTTCTGTTTCTTCAGATGAAGACCCTATTTTTGTTCCAGGTTCTGTGTATTACAACGGTAAAGAATGGTATAAAGTAGGTTTGCGTTTTAAAGGAAACTCTAGTTTACAAAGTTCTTGGCAAGCTGGTATTTTAAAATTGGCTTTTAAAATGGATTTTGATGAGTTTGAAGATGATTATCCACAGATAAAAAATCAACGTTTTTACGGGTTCAAAAAATTTAGTCTAAAAAATAATTATGATGATAGCTCATTTTTAAGAGAGAAAGTAGCTACAGAAGTGTTTCAAAATGCTGGGTTAGCAGCTTCAAATACGTCATTTTATACACTTTATGTAGATTATGGAGATGGACCAAAATATTTTGGATTGTATACTTTGGTTGAAGAGGTTGATGGTACTGTAATTGACACTCAATTTTCTAGCGATGAAGGAAATCTGTACAAGCCAGAAGATTATGGGGCAAGTTTTGAAGAAGGAACATTTAATGAAGAAGGGTTTACCAAAAAAACTAACGAAGATGAAGCTGATTGGACAGATATTGAAAATGTATTTTCTGCTTTACACGCAACAACAAGAACTACAGATGCCGCAACTTGGAGAACTAATTTAGAAGCAGTATTTGATGTAGATACATTTTTAAATTATTTAGCCGTAAATACAGTAATTCAAAATTGGGATACTTATGGTAGAATGGAACATAATTACTACCTATACAACAATCCAGAGAATAACTTAATAACGTGGATTCCTTGGGATAATAATGAAGCCTTACAAGAAGGTAAATTAGGAGGGTCATTAAATTTAAATTTCTCAGACCTTTCAAGTGGAGATTGGCCTTTAATTGAATATTTATATGATGATGAAGTATATAGAGCTAAATACGATAGTTATGTACAAGCAACAATTGATGGGCCTTTTGAAACAAGTTACATTCAAGGAGTTTACGATACATATTCGAGTTTAGTAGAACCGTATGCAACTACAGAATTAAGTGGTTTCTCATTTTTAAGTAATAGCAATTCGTTTTATTCTGCAATTTCAACATTAAAAGCACATGCTGCAAGTAGAGCATCAGCTGTAAATAATTATTTGAATTAGTTTAGTTTTAATATCTTTGTTCGTGTTTTTTAATTAAAACATAGACAAAGATATTATTTTTGATTGTTTACAATATGGCATTTTTAAACTGAACTTATTTTAGCAATTCTTCTCTATTTAAAAAATTAGAACTAAGCTTTAGTTAACCAATACATTTTAGACTTACAAATTAAAATGTTTTATATAAAGAATTTTAGTAAGTATACTATAAAAAATGAAACTTATAAAGAAAAATTACAATTTCGCATCTTTTGAACCTTTTATAATTATTGCCTTTTGGGCATTATTATTTGCTTCTCCTTTATTGTTTGGTCGTTATGAAAAACAAATAGAATGGGATCAAGTTTTTAAGGTTTGGATAAATTATTTACCTTTATTAGCTTTGTTTTTAGTAAATAGGTTTATACTACTTCCCAAGCTTTTTTTTAAGAGTAAAAAACTATTGTATTTTGTTGTTACTTCATTAGTTATTTTAATTATAGCAACAGGAATTTATTCTTTTGATAAAAATAATGATATTCCTAATTTAGAGCCTCCGGTAATGGAGTTACAAAAGGGAAATCCACCTCCAATACGCCAAGGGAGAGATTTACCTCCACCCAAAAACCTTAGGTTAGGCAATAGTCCTAGGCCAATACCATTGTATGCTAATTTTTTGATTTTAGCGGTTTTATTGGTAGGGTTCGATGCTGGTTTGCAAATTTCAATGCGCTGGGCAAATTTAGAGCAAGAAAAATTTAAAATTCAAAAAGAAAGTGTAGAAAATCAATTGGCTTTTTTAAGAAACCAAATCAGTCCACATTTTTTTATGAATACACTTAACAATATTCATGCGCTTGTTGATATTGATACTGAAGAATCTAAAAATGCAATCATTAAATTGTCTAATTTAATGCGTCATTTATTATACGATTCTGAAGGAAAATCAACTTCAATAAAAAAAGAAATTGAATTTATTGAAAGTTATATTGAATTGATGAAACTTCGTTTTTCAAGCAAAGTGAAAATTAATGTTGAAATTCCTTCAGAAATACCTGATAAATCAATTCCGCCATTGTTGTTTACTTCATTATTAGAAAATGCTTTTAAACACGGTGTAAGCTATAATAAAGACTCTTTTATTAATATTTTAATGCGTTTTACTGAAGATAAATTGCAATTTGAAATTGAGAATAGTAACCATCCTAAAAAAGACGATGAAGCTTCAGGAATTGGTGTAGAAAACACCAAAAAAAGATTGGCTTTATTATTTAAAGATAATTTCGATTTTAAAATCTCTGAAACTAAAGAGGTTTACAAAGTTAATTTAAGTATACCGTTATGATAAAATGTATTGCAATAGATGATGAGCCATTAGCTTTAAGGCAAATTACAAGTTATATTGATAAAACACCTTTTTTAGAACTTCAAAATAGTTTTGAAAGCGCCATTGAAGCATTATCTTACCTTCAAGAAAATAGTGTAGAATTAATGTTTGTAGATATTAATATGCCCGATTTAAATGGAATGGACTTTGTAAAATCTTTAGAAAATCCTCCTAAAATTATTTTTACAACCGCATATAGCGAATATGCCTTGGAAGGCTTTAAAGTTGACGCCTTAGATTATTTATTAAAACCTATTGATTATGCAGCATTTTTAAAATCTTCAAACAAAGCAAAATCTTGGTTTAGTTTACAAAATTCTAAACCCGAACAAATTAATAGTAATAACGATTTTTTATTTATAAAATCTGAATATAAAATTTTACGTGTTAAATTAAATGATATAAAGTATATTGAAGGAATGCGTGAATATGTGCGTATTCATTTAATTAATGAAAAGCCAATTATGACCTTGTTAAGTATGAAAGTTGTAGAGCAACAATTACCTAGCGATAGTTTTATGCGTGTGCACCGTTCTTTTATTGTAAATTTAAAAATGATTACAACTATTGAACGCAATAGAATTGTTTTTGACAAAGTTTACATTCCAATAAGCGAACAACATAAGGAAGATTTTCAAAAATTTATAAATAATAATTTTTTATCATAAAAAAACCTAACAGGTTTTTAAAACCTGTTAGGTTTAAGTATTAATTAGCGTCTTCTTCTGTATATTCATCGTATAAAAAATCGTTATACGGAAAACGCGTAATGTGTATTTTTTTTACTTCTTCAAAAACTTTTGCTCTAAACTCTTCCATATTTTCTTTGTTAAGAGCTGAAATAAATAAGCAATTATTTTCATCTAATTTATTCATCCATGTTTTTTTCCAATCTGCTAAAGTATAGTGTGCTTTTGTTTTTTCGGTAACTAAATCATCCTCATCGATAGTTTGATGTTTATACGCATCAATTTTATTAAAAACCATTATAGTAGGTTTGTCTACACTTTCAATTTCATCTAAAATTTTGTTTACAGATGCAATATGATCTTCAAAATTTGGATGCGAAATATCCACAACATGTAGTAATAAATCAGCCTCTCTAACTTCATCTAAAGTAGATTTAAAACTTTCAACTAATTGTGTTGGTAATTTTCTAATAAAACCAACGGTATCGGTTAATAAAAATGGAATGTTTTTAATTACAACTTTTCTTACAGTTGTATCTAATGTAGCAAATAGTTTATTTTCTGCAAACACTTCACTTTTACTTACAACATTCATTAACGTAGATTTACCAACATTTGTATAACCTACAAGAGCAACACGTACCATTTTACCACGGTTTTTACGTTGTACAGCCATTTGCTTATCTATGGTTTTTAATTTCTTTTTAAGCAAGGTTATTTTATCGCGTATAATACGTCTATCTGTTTCAATTTCTGTTTCACCAGGTCCACGCATACCAATTCCCCCTTTTTGACGCTCAAGGTGAGTCCAAAGTCTAGTTAATCGAGGTAGTAAATATTGACATTGAGCTAATTCTACTTGTGTGCGTGCATAACTTGTTTGCGCTCTACCGGCAAAAATATCAAGTATTAAATTGGTTCTATCTAGTACTTTACAGTCGAGCACTTTTTCTATATTACGCAATTGTGAAGATGAAAGCTCATCATCAAAAATGGCAGTTTCTATATTGTTAGCAGTCATATAGGCTTTTACATCTTCCAATTTTCCTGTACCAATATATGTTTTAGGATGTGGGTTTTCTAATTTTTGAGTAAACCTTTTTACAGCCTTACCACCAGCGGTTAATGTTAAAAACTCTAGTTCGTCTAAATATTCGTTAGATTGATCTTCATCTTGATGTTGCGTTACAACTCCAATTAAGACAGCTTCTTCAGATGTTACTTTTTTCTCTTCTATCATATTGCAAATTTACAAATTAGTTTATTTGAAAATAGAAAATGATTTTTTTTTAATAAGGAAGTGTAAAATAAAAGGTTGTGCCTTTGTTTTCTTCGGATTCTAGCCAAATTTCACCATTTAATAAAGTTACCAATCCTTTACAAATACTTAATCCTAGGCCATTTCCTACTTTAAAATCACTTTCATCTGCTTGAAAAAAACGTTTAAAAATTAAGTTAAACTTACTTTTAGATATGCCGTTTCCAAAATCTCTTACATAAAATTCTACGTAAACTTTCTTTTTATAATATTTTAAATAATATCCAATTTCAATAATTTCTTTATTTGGAGAAAATTTTACGGCATTGCTAATTAAGTTATTGACAATTTGAGAAAACCTGTTTTCATCCGAAGTAATAAAGTTATCTTGAATTGTTTGTGATGGAAATAATTTAAGTTCTAAATTTTTTTTAGCGACTAAAGGATTTGTTTTTTTCTGAATTTCAATAATTTCATTTAATGTTTGCTCAAAATTAAATTTTTTAGATACTGTTTTTAATTGGTTAGATTCTAATTTTGAAATATCAATAATATCATTAATTATTGTCATTAAACGTTCTCCAGAAATGTTGATAATATCTATAAAATGATCTCTTTTTTTTGCATCTAAATTTGTGTTTTTTAAAAAATTAGAAAATCCCATAATTGCATTCATTGGAGTTCTAATTTCATGACTCATATTGGATAAAAAAGCAGATTTTAAACGGTCGCTTTCTTCTGCCTTTTCTTTTTCAATTAACAATAAATTAAATGCTTTTTTACGTTCCTTTTTTTGTTTGTATAACACATGTATAAACACTAGAAAAAAAGCACTAAAAATAATAAGTACGTAAATTATAATAGATCTATTCTTTAATTCAAATGCTGCAATTTTTTTATTGTTCTCTAATAAAGAAATTATATGTTCTTTTTCTTCTAGTTCATAAATTACATCTAATTTTGCTAATTGTTCATGTTTTTTAGAGCGTAAAACACTATCTCTATTTTTTTGATAAAGTTTGTGGTTAAATAGGGCCTTTTTATAATCTCCTTTTGCTTCATAAGCATTGCTTAGATAATTAAAATTTTCATATTCGAAAAATAGATATGGCAAACCTTTTGACGCTTCTAAACTTTTATCAACATAGATTATTACAGAGTCGTATTCTTTTAAATTTAGTTTGGTGTGAGCTATGTTTTTAAGTATTAAAGGCTTTAGATTGGTTAGATTTATGCTGTCTGTTAGCTGAAAAGATTTGTTAAGGTAATGTAATGCTTTAGCATGTTCTTTTTTTAATAAATAGCATTCGCCTATATTAGAATAGCAAATAGCAAGACCTTCTAAATCGTTGTTTTTTTTGAAATTTCTATAGATTTAAAATAGTATTCTAGACCTTCGTCAATTCTTCCTTGCTCAGAAATTGCATTTCCCAGATTTATATATGCAGAGATTAGGCCTTCTTCATCTTTGTTGTTTTGGTAAATTCTTTTAGATATTTGGTAGTGTTTTTCGGCTTTTTTATAGCTTTCGTTATCAAAATATAAACTACCAAAACCATTGTTAACATCTGCAATTCCAATACTATCATTCAATTTTTTAAAAATATCAAGTGATTTTAGATAGTATTCAATAGATTTATCTATGGAGTTTAAATAGCTAAAACTGTAACCAATATAGCTATAACATAGTGCAATTCCTTGCTGGTCATTAATAGATTTATAGAGTTC includes the following:
- a CDS encoding ferric reductase-like transmembrane domain-containing protein, translated to MKNKNYINKIVLLVVAFIVTPIVLYNLGNFPKRGYLMETLSLITILGFTLLLSQFFLTRINRDLVKSIRMVNVLKIHKFIGYLFISILLLHPFFIIVPKLFDNGVTPTDAFLKLVTTYSSLGIILGLTAYSCMLIILVTSFFRFKLYLKYRTWRNLHGYLTLLFVITATWHVVNMGRHSNTSFAIYYVLMVLSGIYYLLKTYLFKTSKK
- a CDS encoding FAD-dependent oxidoreductase, with translation MKKQNKKQEMSRRKFISLAGGAAASLAAMSAIGMPVDWALNNPEIDVDSLNTDKIKTDVLVIGSGMAGLFAAVKAHDAGAKVVMVSKGRLGASGQTPFAKGIFAFDPEKEDLSLDEFVAKVSRSALGTNNKAYTKQMAQHSLARVNELKEWGFFNSSLYNKSFSKPIEERNIPVQERITITHLIKENGSVVGAAGFSIDTQKVLFYEAKSVILCTGAGGFKPNGFPICDLTHDGTIMAYNIGAKVTGKEWNDGHPGKSENAAACYDGWGDMFEQKPSTTGVEIRHDLGVDMNYVAYKNGSPLKMGPPGSGQQTDVSGGPYTPEEFTRQNATPPGGKEGGRPPREGKGGPPKGGKGDGAPPGMGGSIVGGSSAGMAIHKSEGLVPINDQCESTIPGLYAAGDALGSYMAGAIYTQIGSSLAGSAVQGAVAGEAAASYSKKINTVTISISKLKEIEAEILAPLKLEAGYSPAWVTQTLQGIMIPNFIIYIKKENLLKAALAYVEELRDHHIPMLRAANMHELRLAHETKNMIVSAEMKLKASIMRTESRCSHYRLDYPEVDTENWEVWLNIFKGEDNTMQFEKQPFNTWATT
- a CDS encoding Lcl C-terminal domain-containing protein — encoded protein: MKLTTKFLSVLFLSFLISAISCSDDEINGTDTNSNSELIINNYIQIATGQTTLYNNDGEVLSSLNTGDRFYGQDANYQKGVAMSFKDNNDGTITDNNTGLMWEQIPTPDEFTWEEAKEYCENLELGGYDDWRLPSLKELYSVADFSVGWPYIDTDYFALASGEVSKDEQFWSSNLYVGVTVEGGSNAAFGVNIVTGHIKAYAASMPVDGDIDAGTPPDSGTPPSADGDGIPTGNPLAKYVRAVRGDTYGTNNFVDNGNNTISDNNTGLMWAKEDDGVVLDWEDALAYAENSELAGYTDWRLPNVKELQGIVDYSRSPTATDPANVGPAIDPIFNCTEMTSEAGYDDYGYYWTSTSANFTSGQPYYYAWYVAFGRAVNAEGEDFHGAGGVRFDTKDEDGPAGEDAERYFNYVRLVRNIN
- a CDS encoding CotH kinase family protein, yielding MKTPFLIKTSLLVLSTYFLVSCTDDTNTIADIETEIGEGTNTEVQITDLDFEPTDWTEETHSKNVDPNFDEVFSNTEVKRFDFVISEDNWEAMLNNMTDLYGNFGGTFSGPGGSFPGGGTASVSSDEDPIFVPGSVYYNGKEWYKVGLRFKGNSSLQSSWQAGILKLAFKMDFDEFEDDYPQIKNQRFYGFKKFSLKNNYDDSSFLREKVATEVFQNAGLAASNTSFYTLYVDYGDGPKYFGLYTLVEEVDGTVIDTQFSSDEGNLYKPEDYGASFEEGTFNEEGFTKKTNEDEADWTDIENVFSALHATTRTTDAATWRTNLEAVFDVDTFLNYLAVNTVIQNWDTYGRMEHNYYLYNNPENNLITWIPWDNNEALQEGKLGGSLNLNFSDLSSGDWPLIEYLYDDEVYRAKYDSYVQATIDGPFETSYIQGVYDTYSSLVEPYATTELSGFSFLSNSNSFYSAISTLKAHAASRASAVNNYLN
- a CDS encoding sensor histidine kinase is translated as MKLIKKNYNFASFEPFIIIAFWALLFASPLLFGRYEKQIEWDQVFKVWINYLPLLALFLVNRFILLPKLFFKSKKLLYFVVTSLVILIIATGIYSFDKNNDIPNLEPPVMELQKGNPPPIRQGRDLPPPKNLRLGNSPRPIPLYANFLILAVLLVGFDAGLQISMRWANLEQEKFKIQKESVENQLAFLRNQISPHFFMNTLNNIHALVDIDTEESKNAIIKLSNLMRHLLYDSEGKSTSIKKEIEFIESYIELMKLRFSSKVKINVEIPSEIPDKSIPPLLFTSLLENAFKHGVSYNKDSFINILMRFTEDKLQFEIENSNHPKKDDEASGIGVENTKKRLALLFKDNFDFKISETKEVYKVNLSIPL
- a CDS encoding LytR/AlgR family response regulator transcription factor, yielding MIKCIAIDDEPLALRQITSYIDKTPFLELQNSFESAIEALSYLQENSVELMFVDINMPDLNGMDFVKSLENPPKIIFTTAYSEYALEGFKVDALDYLLKPIDYAAFLKSSNKAKSWFSLQNSKPEQINSNNDFLFIKSEYKILRVKLNDIKYIEGMREYVRIHLINEKPIMTLLSMKVVEQQLPSDSFMRVHRSFIVNLKMITTIERNRIVFDKVYIPISEQHKEDFQKFINNNFLS
- the hflX gene encoding GTPase HflX; translation: MIEEKKVTSEEAVLIGVVTQHQDEDQSNEYLDELEFLTLTAGGKAVKRFTQKLENPHPKTYIGTGKLEDVKAYMTANNIETAIFDDELSSSQLRNIEKVLDCKVLDRTNLILDIFAGRAQTSYARTQVELAQCQYLLPRLTRLWTHLERQKGGIGMRGPGETEIETDRRIIRDKITLLKKKLKTIDKQMAVQRKNRGKMVRVALVGYTNVGKSTLMNVVSKSEVFAENKLFATLDTTVRKVVIKNIPFLLTDTVGFIRKLPTQLVESFKSTLDEVREADLLLHVVDISHPNFEDHIASVNKILDEIESVDKPTIMVFNKIDAYKHQTIDEDDLVTEKTKAHYTLADWKKTWMNKLDENNCLFISALNKENMEEFRAKVFEEVKKIHITRFPYNDFLYDEYTEEDAN
- a CDS encoding sensor histidine kinase; its protein translation is MPYLFFEYENFNYLSNAYEAKGDYKKALFNHKLYQKNRDSVLRSKKHEQLAKLDVIYELEEKEHIISLLENNKKIAAFELKNRSIIIYVLIIFSAFFLVFIHVLYKQKKERKKAFNLLLIEKEKAEESDRLKSAFLSNMSHEIRTPMNAIMGFSNFLKNTNLDAKKRDHFIDIINISGERLMTIINDIIDISKLESNQLKTVSKKFNFEQTLNEIIEIQKKTNPLVAKKNLELKLFPSQTIQDNFITSDENRFSQIVNNLISNAVKFSPNKEIIEIGYYLKYYKKKVYVEFYVRDFGNGISKSKFNLIFKRFFQADESDFKVGNGLGLSICKGLVTLLNGEIWLESEENKGTTFYFTLPY
- a CDS encoding tetratricopeptide repeat protein; the protein is MYYSSIDSSIVYYNKALELSKQLNNKKLEALCLLNLGYSLDDEERYKDALNYYSRAIELYKSINDQQGIALCYSYIGYSFSYLNSIDKSIEYYLKSLDIFKKLNDSIGIADVNNGFGSLYFDNESYKKAEKHYQISKRIYQNNKDEEGLISAYINLGNAISEQGRIDEGLEYYFKSIEISKKTTI